The following are from one region of the Paenibacillus sp. JZ16 genome:
- the trhA gene encoding PAQR family membrane homeostasis protein TrhA, which translates to MANTYTYPRREEIANAITHGIGAALSVAALVLLIVFSSLKGNAWHVVSFTIYGSTMLLLYLSSTLVHGLRDGKAKDFFEFMDHSSIYLFIAGTYTPFLLVAIRGSLGWSLFGIVWGIALFGVVFKAFFVKKFLFLSTIFYIAMGWLIVIAWNPLTAVVASQGMNLLALGGVLYTLGTIFYVWRGFPYHHAIWHLFVLAGSILHFFAILIYLLPIG; encoded by the coding sequence ATGGCCAATACTTACACTTATCCACGCAGAGAAGAGATAGCGAATGCAATAACACATGGCATAGGAGCGGCACTGAGCGTTGCTGCGCTGGTGCTGCTGATCGTATTTTCAAGTTTGAAAGGAAATGCCTGGCATGTGGTGAGCTTCACAATCTACGGATCAACGATGCTCCTGCTGTATTTGAGCTCCACGCTCGTACACGGTTTGAGAGACGGGAAAGCCAAGGATTTCTTTGAGTTTATGGATCACTCTTCCATTTACTTGTTCATCGCAGGGACGTATACGCCATTCCTGCTGGTTGCCATCCGGGGATCGCTGGGCTGGAGTCTCTTTGGGATCGTATGGGGCATTGCGCTGTTCGGTGTCGTGTTCAAAGCATTTTTCGTCAAGAAGTTTCTGTTCCTCTCCACGATATTCTATATTGCGATGGGCTGGCTGATTGTCATTGCCTGGAATCCGTTAACGGCGGTTGTAGCGTCGCAAGGCATGAATTTGCTTGCCCTTGGGGGCGTACTGTACACGCTGGGTACCATATTCTATGTATGGCGGGGGTTTCCTTACCATCATGCCATCTGGCATTTGTTTGTTCTGGCGGGTTCGATTCTTCACTTTTTTGCGATACTGATATACCTTCTTCCTATCGGTTGA
- a CDS encoding glycosyl transferase family 1 — protein MAVIIYPRTMNWSYMKQRPQQLMAQLGALGHQVFFENLAPLDKEFKEIEPNVFLFTDTKTFLHKKLPALRKEHPIVVWTTWSKLRTRISTLFKPDVTIYDCCDEFPHWAKYEPKMIDEADHVVCTAEVIHTRLSLAYPDKPLTLIPNGADSSFFHIPFSERPTDLPPGPVVAYIGAWAYWVDHELFAKAALRFPNVQFVSIGAPYGSSGDYSKLPNVHILGEKPHQELKRYLTHIDVALIPFQYHPITLATNPVKAYEYLASGVRVLSTALPECIAMEPHVTTATTHDDFLGKLSSMLHHPDTEEHKLGRIAYARENRWVERGLKADQVIRQAILDKGMNPH, from the coding sequence TTGGCTGTTATCATTTATCCGAGAACGATGAACTGGTCGTATATGAAACAGAGACCGCAGCAGCTTATGGCTCAATTGGGCGCGCTTGGTCATCAGGTTTTCTTCGAAAACCTGGCACCGCTGGATAAGGAATTCAAAGAAATTGAACCGAATGTGTTCCTGTTCACAGATACCAAAACCTTTTTGCACAAAAAGCTGCCTGCCCTTCGCAAAGAACATCCGATTGTCGTCTGGACGACCTGGTCTAAGCTCCGTACGCGCATTTCCACACTCTTCAAACCCGACGTCACCATCTACGACTGCTGTGATGAATTTCCGCATTGGGCAAAATATGAACCTAAAATGATTGATGAAGCGGACCATGTCGTATGTACCGCAGAGGTGATTCACACCCGGTTGTCCCTGGCATATCCGGATAAACCGCTTACCCTGATCCCGAATGGCGCAGACTCTTCATTTTTCCATATTCCATTCAGTGAAAGACCCACCGATCTCCCTCCGGGTCCTGTTGTCGCTTATATCGGCGCCTGGGCTTATTGGGTAGATCATGAGCTGTTCGCTAAGGCGGCCCTCCGTTTTCCAAACGTCCAATTCGTTTCCATTGGAGCTCCTTACGGCAGCTCCGGTGATTATTCGAAGCTCCCCAATGTGCATATACTCGGTGAAAAGCCGCACCAGGAGCTCAAGCGTTATCTGACTCATATAGACGTTGCATTGATCCCCTTCCAATATCATCCGATTACGCTGGCAACCAATCCAGTCAAAGCATACGAGTATTTGGCATCCGGTGTCAGGGTATTGTCGACGGCTCTGCCGGAATGCATCGCCATGGAGCCGCATGTTACTACAGCGACCACCCATGATGATTTCTTGGGCAAACTGTCCTCCATGCTCCATCACCCGGACACGGAAGAGCATAAACTGGGCCGCATTGCCTACGCCAGAGAGAATCGCTGGGTTGAACGCGGATTGAAAGCCGATCAAGTGATCCGTCAGGCCATCCTGGACAAAGGCATGAACCCCCATTGA
- the ffh gene encoding signal recognition particle protein, translated as MAFEGLTSRLQNVFSKLRGKGKVSEEDVTAAMREVRLALLEADVNFKVVKDFVSKVKEKAIGKEVMDSFTPGMVIIDIVNKELTELMGGSQAKLAKSNKPPTVIMMAGLQGAGKTTTSGKLAKLLQKQNSRPLLVAGDIYRPAAIKQLEVLGSQINVPVFSLGDKTSPVEIAKQGLQHAKDNGHDYVIIDTAGRLHVDEELMEELKQIHSVVNPDEVLLVVDAMTGQDAVNVAESFNQQLTLTGVVLTKLDGDTRGGAALSVKAVTGCPIKFAALGEKIDALEPFHPERMASRILGMGDMLSLIEKAQSNIDADKAKEMERKMRNAEFTFEDFLEQMDQVKKLGPLDQLMDMIPGMGKMKQAKDLKVDEKQMGRIEAIVHSMTTAEKQQPDIINHNRRKRIAAGSGTSLAEVNRLIKQFDEMRRVMKQFSDMMGPKGGKNKAMKQLKGLTGGKGMKFPFR; from the coding sequence ATGGCGTTTGAAGGATTGACCAGCAGACTACAGAATGTGTTTAGCAAGCTTCGTGGTAAAGGCAAGGTGTCCGAGGAAGATGTAACAGCCGCCATGCGTGAAGTCAGACTCGCGCTTCTCGAAGCCGACGTTAACTTCAAAGTGGTTAAGGATTTCGTATCCAAAGTAAAAGAGAAGGCCATCGGCAAGGAAGTGATGGACAGCTTTACGCCCGGCATGGTGATCATTGACATCGTTAATAAAGAACTGACGGAGTTGATGGGAGGAAGCCAAGCCAAACTGGCGAAGAGCAACAAGCCGCCAACAGTTATTATGATGGCCGGTTTGCAAGGTGCCGGTAAGACAACGACTTCGGGTAAGCTGGCCAAGCTGCTTCAGAAGCAGAACAGCCGACCGCTGCTCGTTGCCGGCGATATTTATCGTCCAGCGGCGATCAAACAGCTCGAAGTACTCGGCAGTCAGATCAACGTACCGGTGTTCTCGCTAGGAGACAAGACAAGCCCGGTTGAAATCGCAAAACAGGGCCTCCAGCATGCCAAAGATAACGGTCACGATTATGTCATTATCGATACCGCCGGCCGTCTTCATGTCGATGAAGAGCTGATGGAAGAGTTGAAGCAGATTCACAGCGTAGTGAATCCTGATGAAGTCCTGCTTGTCGTTGACGCGATGACGGGTCAGGATGCGGTGAATGTCGCGGAAAGCTTCAATCAGCAATTGACGCTCACGGGCGTCGTACTGACGAAGCTGGACGGCGATACCCGAGGCGGTGCCGCCCTCTCGGTTAAGGCCGTTACCGGATGTCCGATCAAATTCGCCGCACTTGGCGAGAAGATTGATGCGCTCGAACCGTTCCATCCGGAACGGATGGCATCGCGGATCCTCGGCATGGGCGATATGCTGTCGCTTATCGAGAAAGCACAATCGAACATTGATGCAGACAAGGCCAAGGAAATGGAACGCAAAATGCGCAATGCCGAATTTACGTTCGAGGATTTCCTGGAGCAGATGGATCAGGTCAAGAAGCTCGGTCCTCTGGATCAGCTGATGGATATGATTCCCGGCATGGGCAAGATGAAGCAAGCCAAGGATCTCAAGGTGGACGAGAAGCAGATGGGACGCATTGAGGCTATTGTTCACTCCATGACAACAGCGGAGAAGCAGCAGCCTGACATTATCAATCATAACCGTCGTAAACGGATTGCGGCGGGAAGTGGAACCTCGCTGGCTGAAGTGAACCGGCTTATCAAGCAGTTTGACGAAATGCGCCGCGTGATGAAACAGTTCTCGGATATGATGGGTCCTAAAGGCGGCAAGAACAAGGCCATGAAACAACTGAAAGGCTTGACTGGCGGAAAAGGCATGAAATTCCCGTTCCGTTAA
- the rimM gene encoding ribosome maturation factor RimM (Essential for efficient processing of 16S rRNA) produces the protein MSEKLFTVGKIVNTHGIRGEVKVMPHTDFADQRFAPKSQLYIVPEKGSKIEATVDTSRFHKNMYILKFKELHGINDAEKYKGSLLKISADLQEELPENEYYFHEIIGCKVMTDEDPAEELGTISEILTPGANDVWVVKTPQGKEILLPAIPDVVLDVDKEAKLVRVHLMEGLL, from the coding sequence ATGTCTGAAAAGTTGTTTACTGTAGGGAAAATCGTGAATACGCACGGCATCCGTGGGGAAGTTAAAGTCATGCCGCATACGGATTTTGCCGACCAGCGATTTGCTCCAAAGAGCCAGCTGTACATTGTCCCCGAGAAGGGGAGCAAGATTGAAGCAACGGTGGATACATCCCGTTTTCATAAAAACATGTACATCCTTAAATTCAAGGAGCTGCATGGCATCAATGATGCCGAGAAATATAAAGGCTCGCTGCTGAAGATATCAGCGGATCTTCAAGAGGAACTTCCGGAGAACGAGTACTACTTCCATGAGATTATTGGCTGCAAGGTGATGACCGATGAAGACCCTGCTGAGGAGCTCGGCACGATCTCCGAAATTCTGACGCCGGGCGCTAACGATGTGTGGGTTGTCAAAACGCCTCAGGGAAAAGAAATTCTTCTTCCGGCCATACCGGATGTCGTACTTGATGTAGACAAGGAAGCGAAGCTTGTCCGCGTGCATCTCATGGAAGGGTTGTTATAG
- the trmD gene encoding tRNA (guanosine(37)-N1)-methyltransferase TrmD: MRIDVLTLFPEMFDGVFQSSILGKAAEKQIVSLNAINFRQYAGNKHGQVDDTPYGGGGGMVLKPDPIFAAVEDILASNGNEIANHGGDGANPAEEIPAEVSGTVKPPRVILMCPQGETFTQKKAEELSQEDHLVFICGHYEGYDERIREFLVTDELSIGDYVLTGGELPAMVAIDSVVRLLPGVLGNETSAVTDSFSTGLLEYPHYTRPAEFRGWKVPDILLSGHHANIDVWRREQALKRTWERRPELLDKLELSKQDRAYIDKLQREAGSS; encoded by the coding sequence ATGCGGATTGATGTGCTGACGCTGTTCCCCGAGATGTTCGATGGCGTATTTCAATCGAGTATTTTGGGTAAAGCGGCCGAGAAACAAATTGTGAGCTTGAATGCAATCAACTTCCGCCAGTATGCGGGAAACAAGCACGGTCAGGTCGATGACACTCCATATGGCGGAGGCGGAGGGATGGTGTTAAAGCCGGACCCGATTTTTGCTGCGGTGGAGGATATTCTTGCTTCCAATGGGAATGAGATTGCAAACCATGGCGGCGATGGGGCTAATCCTGCCGAGGAGATTCCAGCGGAAGTCTCCGGAACAGTCAAGCCTCCGCGAGTCATTCTGATGTGTCCGCAAGGAGAGACTTTTACGCAGAAGAAGGCGGAAGAATTATCACAGGAAGACCATCTGGTGTTTATATGCGGGCATTACGAAGGTTACGATGAACGAATTCGTGAGTTTCTTGTTACCGATGAGTTGTCCATCGGAGATTATGTGCTCACCGGTGGAGAGCTGCCGGCGATGGTTGCCATCGATTCTGTAGTCCGATTACTTCCGGGTGTACTTGGCAATGAAACCTCAGCGGTGACGGATTCATTCAGTACAGGCCTGCTTGAATATCCGCACTATACACGTCCTGCTGAGTTTCGCGGCTGGAAAGTGCCGGATATCCTGCTAAGCGGTCATCATGCGAATATCGACGTGTGGCGTCGGGAACAAGCGCTTAAGCGGACATGGGAGCGTCGCCCGGAATTGTTAGACAAGCTGGAATTGTCGAAACAGGATCGAGCGTATATAGACAAGCTACAGCGAGAAGCGGGATCCTCATAA
- the wecB gene encoding non-hydrolyzing UDP-N-acetylglucosamine 2-epimerase, with protein sequence MKHKNVLVIFGTRPEAIKMAPLVKELESAPGLTPIVCVTAQHREMLDQVLRFFEIQTQTDLNIMKEGQSLYNLSADLLKGMEKVFQARKYDLVLVHGDTTTAFIGALAAYYAKVPVGHVEAGLRTYDKYAPFPEEMNREWIGRVADMHFAPTALSAANLKAENRSAHVYVTGNTGIDAMKWTLKAPFKHPIQHKLRQDSRLILMTMHRRENWGEPMKGVFEAVKRVIQKHPDIEVIYPVHPNPVLQEAVAQELEGHERIHLTEPLDVVDLHHIMQRSYLVLTDSGGIQEEAPSLGKPVLVLRDKTERPEGVTAGTLKCVGTECEAVQAEIERLLTDKEAYHSMARAHNPFGDGTASRQIVSAIQRFFQSQRG encoded by the coding sequence GTGAAACATAAAAATGTTCTGGTTATATTCGGAACGCGTCCGGAAGCGATTAAAATGGCACCTTTGGTCAAGGAATTGGAGTCAGCCCCGGGATTAACTCCAATCGTATGCGTAACCGCCCAGCACCGGGAGATGCTGGACCAGGTGCTTCGTTTTTTTGAAATCCAGACGCAAACGGATCTGAATATCATGAAGGAAGGGCAATCCTTATACAATTTGAGCGCTGACCTGCTAAAAGGGATGGAGAAGGTATTCCAAGCGAGAAAATATGATCTAGTGCTGGTCCATGGAGATACCACAACGGCATTCATTGGTGCTTTGGCAGCTTATTACGCAAAGGTTCCGGTGGGACATGTGGAAGCAGGGCTGCGGACGTATGACAAATACGCGCCGTTTCCAGAGGAGATGAATCGCGAGTGGATCGGCAGGGTGGCGGATATGCATTTTGCTCCGACGGCGCTGTCGGCAGCAAATCTCAAAGCCGAGAATCGATCGGCTCACGTGTATGTAACGGGAAACACGGGAATCGATGCAATGAAGTGGACGCTAAAGGCTCCCTTTAAACATCCGATACAGCACAAATTACGGCAAGATAGCCGCTTAATACTGATGACCATGCATCGGCGGGAGAATTGGGGAGAACCGATGAAAGGGGTATTTGAGGCTGTGAAGCGGGTGATCCAGAAGCACCCTGACATTGAAGTGATATATCCGGTCCATCCGAACCCCGTACTGCAGGAGGCGGTCGCGCAAGAGCTTGAGGGGCACGAGCGAATCCACTTGACCGAACCGCTCGATGTCGTTGATCTCCATCATATCATGCAGCGTTCCTATCTGGTCTTGACGGACTCCGGCGGCATACAGGAGGAAGCGCCGTCACTGGGGAAGCCGGTTCTGGTGCTGAGGGATAAAACCGAACGCCCCGAAGGGGTTACAGCAGGCACTCTAAAATGCGTTGGTACGGAGTGTGAAGCGGTTCAGGCAGAAATAGAGCGACTGCTGACGGATAAGGAAGCGTACCACAGCATGGCCAGAGCCCATAATCCGTTTGGCGACGGCACCGCGTCCCGCCAAATCGTCAGCGCCATCCAGCGATTCTTCCAATCGCAGAGGGGTTGA
- a CDS encoding collagen-like repeat preface domain-containing protein has protein sequence MRQERRKRRDSKAVIQGLTSGRIRVGRNQATRFVTLICQLTSLLRAFVEQPVNENFTLIKIQLQSLNDLVSGMRFSLRERRGLSQAVQQIARISNADNLEGILTRLNEVMTLFQSYGERLGVGGEIGTDIEASQQGIQSRLEYAFPSADAVPLVNLMNNLPLYIMNATTNPGASSRHQLAEVLQGINRQAARLGSSGPQLSRLQAAADGIQASLLNGASPEFLNEQLTNYTNALSGAVATLNIPVTVQQAAVQSLAVVARTSAVSVQGLTIQETLGSVPSNARPGVTGATGATGATGATGAAGVTGATGVTGGTGATGAIGPASATRATGETGATGATGVAGATGSVGATGAAGVTGATGTAGLAGATGVTGPTGATGATGDAGVTGLTGATGATVATGAGATGETGATGATGVTGATGETGVTGATGATGATGVTVATGLTGATGKTGVTGAIGATGATGAAGTTGAIGATGVTGATGAIGVTGSTGVTGATGSTGAAGAAGVTGATGVTGATRVAGATGGIGPTGVTGATGATGPAGPTGPTGSTTLVGGSVIYASNGATQNVATNSPVSFSSSMLQGVTFNGTTTLTIVTAGFYYFDWHVSIANGQAAPNTFGIVVNGNTTSTANMNSISTNAEVSGSAVINLSAGNTVGLYNLSPVAKSITAPQTGARITIFRIGS, from the coding sequence TTGAGGCAAGAAAGAAGGAAGCGTAGGGACAGCAAGGCTGTCATTCAAGGACTTACATCTGGACGAATCCGTGTAGGAAGGAACCAAGCCACTCGATTCGTTACATTGATCTGTCAATTAACGTCACTGTTACGCGCATTTGTGGAACAGCCGGTTAACGAGAATTTCACGCTTATCAAAATACAATTGCAGAGCCTTAACGACCTGGTCTCGGGAATGAGGTTTTCGCTGCGAGAACGGCGGGGGCTTAGCCAGGCCGTGCAGCAAATTGCAAGGATTTCCAATGCGGACAATCTGGAAGGGATCCTAACAAGATTGAACGAAGTCATGACGTTGTTTCAATCATATGGAGAACGACTCGGAGTCGGGGGCGAGATCGGAACGGATATCGAGGCTTCACAACAAGGTATTCAATCTAGGCTGGAGTATGCGTTTCCGAGTGCGGATGCTGTGCCGTTGGTCAATTTAATGAACAATCTGCCTTTATATATTATGAATGCAACGACGAATCCAGGGGCATCGTCGCGCCATCAGCTTGCAGAAGTACTCCAAGGAATTAACCGGCAGGCTGCGAGATTAGGGAGTTCCGGACCACAGTTAAGTAGGCTGCAAGCAGCAGCGGATGGAATTCAAGCTTCGCTTTTGAATGGAGCTTCGCCTGAATTTTTGAATGAACAGTTGACTAATTATACGAATGCTCTTTCAGGAGCGGTAGCGACGTTAAACATTCCAGTGACTGTCCAACAAGCTGCCGTTCAATCTCTGGCAGTTGTAGCAAGGACGAGCGCTGTGAGCGTTCAGGGTCTAACAATCCAGGAAACCCTAGGAAGCGTACCGAGTAACGCTCGGCCGGGCGTGACTGGAGCAACGGGGGCAACAGGAGCAACAGGAGCAACAGGAGCAGCAGGAGTGACAGGGGCAACCGGGGTCACAGGAGGAACAGGAGCAACGGGGGCAATAGGCCCGGCAAGCGCCACGCGAGCTACCGGAGAAACTGGCGCTACGGGAGCAACTGGGGTAGCCGGAGCAACAGGGTCAGTAGGGGCTACAGGAGCTGCAGGCGTGACGGGAGCCACGGGGACAGCAGGTCTCGCTGGTGCAACCGGTGTGACAGGACCGACGGGAGCTACCGGAGCTACCGGAGATGCGGGTGTTACAGGGCTAACGGGAGCAACTGGTGCAACGGTGGCAACTGGTGCAGGGGCTACAGGAGAGACTGGAGCTACAGGGGCAACTGGGGTGACGGGAGCAACTGGTGAAACTGGTGTCACGGGAGCGACTGGAGCAACTGGAGCAACCGGAGTCACGGTGGCGACAGGCCTGACAGGAGCAACTGGTAAAACTGGTGTCACGGGAGCGATAGGAGCAACTGGGGCAACAGGAGCAGCAGGGACCACGGGTGCAATCGGAGCAACTGGGGTAACTGGAGCAACGGGTGCAATCGGAGTAACGGGATCGACGGGTGTAACGGGTGCAACAGGGTCAACGGGAGCAGCAGGAGCAGCAGGAGTCACGGGTGCAACTGGGGTAACAGGAGCCACAAGAGTAGCAGGAGCAACTGGTGGTATAGGTCCAACGGGAGTCACAGGAGCGACCGGTGCAACAGGCCCGGCAGGCCCGACGGGTCCAACCGGCTCCACTACCCTTGTGGGAGGTAGTGTCATCTATGCCAGCAACGGTGCCACTCAAAATGTGGCCACCAATTCACCGGTTTCTTTTTCATCCAGTATGCTTCAAGGCGTAACCTTTAATGGTACAACAACGTTGACTATCGTGACAGCTGGTTTTTACTACTTTGATTGGCATGTTTCTATTGCTAATGGTCAGGCAGCTCCCAACACGTTTGGGATCGTTGTGAATGGAAATACCACGAGTACGGCGAACATGAACTCCATTTCGACCAACGCCGAAGTCTCAGGATCTGCCGTCATCAATTTAAGCGCAGGTAACACTGTAGGGCTCTATAATTTATCGCCAGTGGCCAAGTCGATTACAGCTCCTCAAACCGGTGCCAGAATTACTATCTTTAGAATTGGCTCATAA
- the rpsP gene encoding 30S ribosomal protein S16 — MAVRIRLKRMGAHKAPFYRVVVSDSRSPRDGRFIEEIGYYNPVAQPAEVKIDEEKALNWLQNGAQASDTVRNLLSKAGVMKKFHELKHQK, encoded by the coding sequence ATGGCAGTACGTATTCGTCTGAAACGCATGGGTGCTCACAAGGCTCCTTTCTACCGCGTGGTGGTTTCTGATTCCCGTTCCCCGCGTGATGGCCGTTTTATCGAGGAAATCGGTTATTACAATCCGGTTGCTCAACCGGCTGAAGTTAAGATCGATGAAGAGAAAGCACTGAACTGGCTTCAAAATGGTGCGCAAGCATCTGACACGGTTCGCAACTTGCTTAGCAAAGCGGGCGTAATGAAGAAGTTTCATGAGCTGAAGCATCAGAAATAA
- a CDS encoding putative DNA-binding protein: MSQENRLEKTNRINLLFDFYEQLLTEKQQTFLKYYFHDDFSLGEIAGEFEISRQAVYEHIKRAEQVLESYEEKLGLLSKHETRIRELDKFRVMVERSDLGEHDKNVMTDMVERLKVWD; encoded by the coding sequence ATGAGTCAGGAGAATCGGCTCGAGAAGACGAACCGGATCAATTTGCTGTTCGATTTCTATGAGCAGCTGCTGACAGAGAAACAGCAGACCTTTTTGAAATATTATTTCCATGATGATTTTTCCCTTGGAGAAATCGCTGGTGAATTTGAGATTAGTCGTCAGGCCGTCTATGAGCATATTAAGCGCGCAGAACAGGTGCTCGAGTCCTATGAAGAGAAGTTGGGCCTCTTGAGCAAGCATGAAACGCGCATCCGGGAGCTGGATAAGTTTCGGGTAATGGTGGAGCGTAGCGACCTGGGTGAACATGATAAGAATGTAATGACCGATATGGTCGAACGATTAAAAGTATGGGATTAA
- a CDS encoding KH domain-containing protein: protein MEELVRVIAKALVDHPEDVTVKTVEKEHLIVYELYVHPDDVGKVIGKQGRIAKSLRTVVTSAAVKMDKRVTVDIIS, encoded by the coding sequence ATGGAAGAATTAGTTCGCGTTATTGCTAAGGCTTTAGTGGATCATCCAGAAGATGTGACTGTGAAGACCGTTGAGAAGGAGCACTTGATTGTATATGAGCTGTACGTGCATCCTGACGATGTCGGGAAGGTCATAGGCAAACAAGGGCGTATCGCCAAATCATTGCGTACAGTCGTAACATCGGCGGCGGTTAAAATGGATAAGCGGGTGACCGTTGATATCATTTCTTAA
- a CDS encoding glycosyltransferase family 2 protein, protein MKPYARIRTQPFGYRAIDTTAYREQIIQEVSQIDHEWILWSGTLSFSHKSAQHCIPIPPHIPDRVVCICMNGAPLYWRKTWLLAALTRWDNRLPAAKFLSYDLLPADPSLTMHLDPTQNPPYQKDLEYILPILSATRIRENTASSKGALSPEIPPQPVVSILMSIHNMKDSLGWSIRSVLAQSSDNWELLIGDDGSEDDSLEEACAYLDSRIRVLSQSRNRGKAIMMNRLLFEAKGRYILELDGDDWLAPDAIELLSDALDQNPDGRMATGRYGCWERTRQFGPLWRKNVDSGHLYSSWSASVNRTTQHGHPLVPRMYRKSSLIAIGGWWNREDRLGRIFEDIDVTARLLKHSSPVQVDAVLYHRVLYGSSTSQRNRSLFEAWCQQTGKS, encoded by the coding sequence TTGAAACCTTATGCCAGAATCCGTACCCAGCCATTCGGCTACAGGGCCATCGATACGACAGCCTATCGTGAACAAATCATTCAGGAAGTCTCACAAATAGATCATGAGTGGATTCTATGGAGCGGTACCTTGTCTTTTTCCCATAAAAGCGCACAGCATTGCATTCCGATACCACCCCATATTCCAGATCGTGTTGTCTGTATATGCATGAACGGTGCCCCTCTATATTGGAGAAAAACCTGGCTGCTTGCTGCTCTCACCCGCTGGGATAACAGGCTTCCGGCTGCTAAATTTCTGTCTTACGATCTGCTGCCCGCCGATCCAAGCCTTACGATGCATCTGGACCCGACGCAAAATCCTCCGTATCAAAAAGATCTGGAGTATATTCTCCCTATTCTGTCGGCAACAAGGATACGAGAGAATACCGCCAGCTCGAAAGGGGCTTTATCCCCTGAAATTCCTCCGCAACCTGTCGTCTCCATTCTGATGAGCATTCATAATATGAAGGACTCTTTAGGCTGGAGCATCCGTTCCGTATTGGCTCAATCAAGCGATAATTGGGAGCTGCTAATAGGCGATGACGGCTCGGAGGACGACAGTCTCGAGGAAGCCTGTGCTTATCTTGACAGCAGAATTCGGGTCCTGTCCCAATCGCGTAACCGCGGAAAGGCGATCATGATGAATCGGCTGCTCTTTGAAGCAAAGGGGCGATATATTCTGGAATTGGATGGAGATGACTGGCTGGCACCGGATGCGATCGAACTCCTGTCCGACGCGCTTGACCAGAATCCGGACGGCAGAATGGCCACGGGGCGGTATGGATGCTGGGAACGAACCCGGCAGTTCGGTCCTCTATGGAGAAAAAATGTTGATTCGGGCCATCTTTATTCGTCTTGGTCTGCTTCCGTAAATCGAACGACTCAACATGGGCACCCGCTTGTCCCTCGAATGTATCGCAAGTCATCCCTAATCGCCATTGGGGGCTGGTGGAATCGGGAGGATCGTCTCGGGCGTATCTTCGAAGATATCGATGTCACCGCCAGGCTTCTTAAGCACAGCTCACCGGTTCAGGTCGATGCCGTCTTGTATCATCGCGTCCTTTATGGCAGCAGCACCAGCCAACGTAACCGCAGCCTCTTCGAAGCCTGGTGTCAGCAAACAGGCAAGAGCTAG